The Candidatus Flexicrinis proximus sequence CTTTGCTCATCGCCTCGGCTTCCGGCGTCACCGCCGGGATTTCGCGCATCTCGGTGAACGCATTGACGATCGGCTTTTCCCCCGTGAAGCGCCAGATATACGCGTCGAACGAGCCGAATTCCTCTTGAATCCGGATGAAGGCGTTGGCGTTCTTGACCGCCGCGCGCATCTTGAGCCGGTTGCGGATCAGGCCGGCGTTCAGCAGCAGTGCCTCGATCTTCGCGTCGTCATAGCGGGCGACTTTGTGTACGTCGAATTTGTCGAAGGCGGCGCGGTAGGCCTCGCGCTTGCGCAGCACGGTGATCCAGCTCAGGCCGGCCTGCGCGCCTTCCAAAACAATCTTTTCGAACCAACGCCGGTCATCGTGACACTCTGTGCCCCACTCTTCATCGTGATATTTTTCGTAGAGCGGATCGCCCACGCACCACGGACAGCGGATTTTGTCGTCGGTCATTGTTTCTTCACCTGACTCAAGTCAAAGAACGATCATAGCGCACGGCGGCTCGATGAAGCGATACAGCGCTCACGTTGTGAGTGTCGCTCCATCACGTATTGCCGCTTTGAGGATATCAACGTCAATATCTTTTAGCGCTTTGAACTTAATGCAGTACCCCGTTACGCTTGCCTTCCCGAGTTTTTCCCCGTAGGTCTGGGCCAGGTATTTCTTATCCTGAATACCAAGGATATAGACAGAGATCCCGGTTTTGTTCGCGCTCAAACCAATCTGATAGAACGCCCTGGATTTTCCATCAGCGTACTTTATGGTTCGAAGACCGTATCCAATACTCGGGTTAGAGACGGTTTTGTTTTCACTGTCTTTACCCTCCAGAAACCATAATTGGCAGGCTGGCATGGTGTCCAGAATGATGCGGTGCAGCGCGCGCAGATCACTACACTTGGGTTCAGGTTGGCTCACAACATACGCTTCGATGCGTTCTTGTACGTTCAGGAGGTGTTGCTGGTTATCCATCTTACGGCGCCTTTCACTGCATCATGGGGAGGTGCACGACGTATCGTTGCACGTGCTGCATCAGGAGATAATCACGCTTGAACGGCACAATCTTGACTGAACTATGGGTATCCTCACCTGTTCGACACGCTGTGCCCCACTCTTCATCATGATATTTCTCGTAAATCGGGCTGCCCTCGCACCACGGACAGCGCACCCTGTCTGCCATAGCATCCTACTCGCCTGTGAAAGCCGACGCACGGCCATTATATCGCACTTCTGTTCTATTTTGCGACGCGGGATCTCGGAGAATCGGCACACTTGCCATACGCCAGGTGCCAAACCGGCAGGGACCCTCTGACGAAGCCCGTGCCGTCCCTCTCAACTAATTGACCTCACGATCACGCATTACTCCACACACTCCCTCTGTGGTTTCTTCACGATCTCTACACAACTTTTCGGCATCCTTCAACCAAGTGAACGAGACACTAGACCTCAGGAGAGACTCTCATGTTCAGAAAAATCGTCGTCGGACTGCTTGTGTTAACGGTCATGGGCGGGATGGCTTCAGCCCTGCTGGATCGCGCGAATGTCGTCTCATCGGAGACACTCGCACCCACTCTTACCCATCAGCGCGGTAACGGACAGTCGAACAACGGTCAACCCGTCCAGGAATCAGTCAGCAATGTCGGTGAGATTTGGAGCGGCGGCGGCACCATCCTCGACCTGACCACAGTTGGTATGACTCTGGCGCTCGAAGATGGCAGCGAAGTGTATGTCGAATTGGGCTCACCGGAATACTGGCAGGCGCAGGGAGTCACGCTGAACGCGGGTGCAGCCGTCACGGTGGACGGGTTCTTCAACGGTACAGACTATCACGCGCGCACGGTGACGACCTCGGAAGGTGCAGTGCTGGCGCTGCGCGATGAAGCCGGGCAGCCGCTCTGGTCAGGCGGAAACGGAACCGGTGAAAACGGCGGGTTGGGGCAGGTGCAGATCCCGGCGGATCAATGGGTGACGGTTGAAGGCACGGTCACGGCACTCACGAACAGCGGTCTGGTTCTCCAGACCAGCGACGCGCAGACCCTCACGATTTCGTTTGGCCGGGCAGATTTCTGGCAGACCCAGGCCGTCACGTTTGCAGTAGGTGATGCGGTTTCGGCGCTGGGTTTCTGGCAGGGCGAACAATTCAGCGCAGGGCAGGTCTCCAAGACCGTTACGGGTGAACGCATCCTCCTGCGTGATCCGAATGGCCGTCCGTTGTGGGCCGGTCCGGGACGCGGTCAGGGGCAAGCCACCACGCCGCAGGCCACCACCGAAGCCACTCAGTAGCCTCATGCCGGCCCAACACAAGCCCTGGAGCAAACCTGATGACCGATGAACTCGATCCCCGCCCGGAAGACCTGAAACAACGCGTCTGGGAGTCCATTCAGCGCGATGAACTCCCCCCACGCGACGACCGCGGACGGATGCGCGTGGTCATGAACAACCTGGTCCTGCATCTGCACCCCAGCAAAGTCGCCAAGCCGACCCTGAAGTTTACCTATACCTGGGGACTTGGCGGGCTTTCGCTGCTGCTGGTCGCGCTGTTAGCCGCGACCGGCGTCATGCTGATGTTCGTCTACACCCCGTCGCCCGCTACCGCGTATCAGGACATGCTCAGGCTGCAAACGGAAGTCTGGTTCGGCCAGCTCATCCGCAATCTGCATCATTGGAGCGGGAATCTCCTGGTCATCGTCGCCTTTCTCCATCTGCTGCGGGTCTTCTTCACGGGCGGGTTTCGCGCCCCGCGTGAATTCAACTGGATTCTCGGCGTGGGGCTGCTGCTGCTGGTCGTCGGCGCCAACTTCACCGGCTACCTGCTGCCCTGGGATCAGCTGGCCTATTGGGCGGTGACCGTCGGGTCCAGCCTGCTGAGTTACATCCCGCTCATCGGCGAAGCGCTGCGTAATTTCCTGCTTGGCGGTCCCGAAGTCGGCGCGGCAACCCTGACCAATTTCTACGGCCTGCACGTCGCAATCCTCCCTCTCACGTTGATGGCGATCGTTTCGTTTCACATCTGGCGTGTGCGCAAAGACACGCTGACCAT is a genomic window containing:
- a CDS encoding DUF1801 domain-containing protein; its protein translation is MNVQERIEAYVVSQPEPKCSDLRALHRIILDTMPACQLWFLEGKDSENKTVSNPSIGYGLRTIKYADGKSRAFYQIGLSANKTGISVYILGIQDKKYLAQTYGEKLGKASVTGYCIKFKALKDIDVDILKAAIRDGATLTT
- a CDS encoding DNA-3-methyladenine glycosylase I; this translates as MTDDKIRCPWCVGDPLYEKYHDEEWGTECHDDRRWFEKIVLEGAQAGLSWITVLRKREAYRAAFDKFDVHKVARYDDAKIEALLLNAGLIRNRLKMRAAVKNANAFIRIQEEFGSFDAYIWRFTGEKPIVNAFTEMREIPAVTPEAEAMSKDLKKRGFTFVGPTICYAMMQSCGMVDDHLESCWRRAGIEA
- a CDS encoding cytochrome b N-terminal domain-containing protein, which produces MTDELDPRPEDLKQRVWESIQRDELPPRDDRGRMRVVMNNLVLHLHPSKVAKPTLKFTYTWGLGGLSLLLVALLAATGVMLMFVYTPSPATAYQDMLRLQTEVWFGQLIRNLHHWSGNLLVIVAFLHLLRVFFTGGFRAPREFNWILGVGLLLLVVGANFTGYLLPWDQLAYWAVTVGSSLLSYIPLIGEALRNFLLGGPEVGAATLTNFYGLHVAILPLTLMAIVSFHIWRVRKDTLTIPHTLDGKVDGAEGGQIEKVTTLPHLVSREMVFALVMTGVILLWSVWVNAPLEAAANPDHSPNPAKAAWYFMGLQELLLHFHPLFGAIIIPGLGLGALILLPYQRFDLSAEGVWFRSKKGRQMAVVGMITAMIAVPAFVVLDEYVLDLPGMLPSLPTLISNGWLPLAALLLLLIGYYDGIKRLFKASACETRQSVFVLLVTSFIVLTIIGVAFRGEGMALMLPWEVL